From the Kogia breviceps isolate mKogBre1 chromosome 3, mKogBre1 haplotype 1, whole genome shotgun sequence genome, one window contains:
- the AP1G2 gene encoding AP-1 complex subunit gamma-like 2 isoform X6, whose translation MVASSSSLKLQDLIQEIREAKTEAQEREVIQKECAHIRASFRDGDPLHRHRQLAKLLYVHLLGYPAHFGQMECLKLIASPRFTDKRVGYLGAMLLLDERQDAHLLITNSIKNDLSQGIQAVQGLALCTLSATGSAEMCRDLATEVEKLLLQPSAYVRKKAVLTAVHMIRKVPELSDIFLPPCAQLLHEHHHGILMGTITLITELCERSPVALKHFRKMVPQLVHILQTLVTTGYCTEHSISGVSDPFLQVQILRLLRILGRNHEESSETMNDLLAQVATNTDTSRNAGNAVLFETVLTIMDIRSAAGLRVLAVNILGRFLLNSDRNIRYVALTSLLRLAQSDHSAVQRHRPTVVECLREPDSSLSRRALELSLALVNSFNVRAMTQELQGFLESCPPDLQADCASGILLAAERFAPTKRWHIDTTLRVLMTAGTHVRDDTVANLTQLIGGAQELHAYSVCRLYSALTEDISQQPLVQVAAWCIGEYGDLLLEGSCEEIEPLQVEEEEVLALLERVLQSHMSLPATRGYALTALVKLSTRLRGDNKAAILEKIPLVERGGSQVDEEAKESKETAQLSEAAPVPTEPQASKLLDLLHLLDGPSGDAQHPPPLDPTPGGALIHVNLPFAPPPPAPIPNLKVFEREGLQLNLSFVRPPGTPTLLLITVTATNTSGGDVTHFICQAAVPKSFQLQLQAPSGDTVPAQGGLPMTQLLRILNPKKAPLRLKLRLTYNHFGQSVQEIFEVNNLPVETWQ comes from the exons ATGGTGGCGTCCTCGTCCTCGCTGAAGCTTCAGGATCTAATCCAGGAGATTCGTGAGGCCAAGACCGAGGCCCAGGAGCGAGAGGTGATCCAAAAGGAGTGCGCCCACATCCGGGCCTCCTTCCGCGATGGGGACCCTCTGCACAGGCACCGCCAGCTGGCCAAACTGCTCTACGTCCACCTGTTAGGCTACCCCGCCCACTTTGGACAG ATGGAGTGCCTGAAACTGATCGCCTCCCCCAGGTTCACAGACAAGAGGGTGGGCTACCTGGGGGCCATGCTTCTACTGGATGAGAGGCAGGATGCCCACCTGCTCATTACCAACAGCATCAAGAA TGACCTGAGCCAAGGGATTCAGGCTGTACAAGGCCTGGCCCTGTGCACTCTGAGTGCCACGGGCTCTGCTGAGATGTGCCGGGACTTGGCCACTGAGGTGGAGAAACTGCTCCTGCAGCCTAGCGCCTATGTGCGCAAGAAG GCTGTTCTGACTGCAGTGCACATGATCCGGAAGGTCCCTGAGCTCTCCgacatcttcctcccaccctgtgCCCAACTGCTTCATGAACACCACCACG GCATCCTGATGGGCACCATCACGCTGATCACAGAACTCTGCGAACGAAGCCCTGTGGCCCTCAAGCACTTTCGAAAG ATGGTGCCCCAGCTGGTGCACATCCTCCAGACTCTGGTGACAACGGGATACTGCACAGAACACAGCATATCTGGAGTCAGCGACCCCTTCCTGCAG GTCCAGATACTTCGTCTGCTTCGGATTCTGGGCCGGAACCACGAGGAGAGCAGTGAGACCATGAATGACTTGCTGgcccag GTAGCCACGAACACAGACACCAGCCGAAATGCTGGCAACGCGGTCCTGTTTGAGACGGTGCTCACCATCATGGACATCCGCTCTGCAGCGGGCCTGCGG GTTCTAGCTGTCAACATTCTTGGCCGCTTCCTGCTCAACAGTGACAGGAACATTAG GTACGTAGCCCTGACGTCCTTGCTGAGGCTGGCGCAGTCTGATCACAGCGCTGTGCAGCGGCACCGACCCACCGTTGTGGAATGTCTGCGGGAACCTGATAGCTCCCTCAGCCG GCGGGCCCTGGAACTGAGCCTGGCTCTGGTGAATAGCTTCAACGTGCGAGCCATGACACAGGAGCTGCAGGGTTTTCTGGAGTCCTGCCCCCCTGATCTACAGGCCGACTGTGCCTCAGGCATCCTGCTGGCAGCAGAGAG GTTTGCCCCAACCAAGCGGTGGCACATAGACACCACCCTACGTGTGCTGATGACG GCAGGCACCCATGTGCGCGATGACACAGTGGCCAACCTGACCCAGCTGATTGGGGGCGCCCAGGAGCTCCATGCCTACTCTGTGTGCCGTCTCTACAGCGCCCTGACTGAGGACATCTCCCAG CAACCGCTGGTGCAGGTGGCAGCCTGGTGCATCGGGGAATATGGGGACCTCCtgctggaagggagctgtgaggaAATTGAGCCCTTGCAG gtggaggaagaggaggtgttgGCACTGCTGGAAAGGGTGCTGCAGTCTCATATGTCCCTGCCGGCCACCCGAGGATATGCCCTCACAGCCCTCGTGAAGCTCAGCACCCGGCTCCGTGGGGACAACAA GGCTGCCATCCTGGAAAAGATACCTCTCGTGGAGCGAGGTGGCTCTCAGGTTGAtgaggaagcaaaggaaagcaaagaaacagCCCAGCTTTCGGAAGCAGCCCCTGTCCCCACAGAACCCCAG GCCTCAAAGCTCTTGGATCTGTTACATCTCCTGGATGGCCCTTCTGGGGACGCCCAGCACCCTCCCCCTCTGGATCCCACCCCAGGAGGTGCTTTGATACACGTCAACCTTCCCTTTGCTCCTCCACCCCCTG CTCCCATCCCAAATCTCAAAGTGTTTGAGCGTGAAGGATTACAGCTGAATCTTTCTTTCGTTCGGCCCCCTGGAACCCCTACTTTGCTGTTAATCACTGTCACTGCCACCAACACCTCTGGGGGTGATGTCACCCACTTCATCTGCCAGGCCGCTGTGCCCAAG AGTTTCCAGCTGCAGCTACAGGCTCCCAGTGGGGACACAGTTCCAGCTCAGGGTGGCCTTCCGATGACCCAGCTCCTCAGAATCCTCAATCCTAAGAAG GCCCCCTTGCGGCTGAAGCTGCGCCTCACCTACAACCACTTTGGCCAGTCGGTGCAGGAAATCTTTGAGGTGAACAACTTGCCTGTGGAGACATGGCAGTAA
- the AP1G2 gene encoding AP-1 complex subunit gamma-like 2 isoform X5 — MVASSSSLKLQDLIQEIREAKTEAQEREVIQKECAHIRASFRDGDPLHRHRQLAKLLYVHLLGYPAHFGQMECLKLIASPRFTDKRVGYLGAMLLLDERQDAHLLITNSIKNDLSQGIQAVQGLALCTLSATGSAEMCRDLATEVEKLLLQPSAYVRKKAVLTAVHMIRKVPELSDIFLPPCAQLLHEHHHGILMGTITLITELCERSPVALKHFRKMVPQLVHILQTLVTTGYCTEHSISGVSDPFLQVATNTDTSRNAGNAVLFETVLTIMDIRSAAGLRVLAVNILGRFLLNSDRNIRYVALTSLLRLAQSDHSAVQRHRPTVVECLREPDSSLSRRALELSLALVNSFNVRAMTQELQGFLESCPPDLQADCASGILLAAERFAPTKRWHIDTTLRVLMTAGTHVRDDTVANLTQLIGGAQELHAYSVCRLYSALTEDISQQPLVQVAAWCIGEYGDLLLEGSCEEIEPLQVEEEEVLALLERVLQSHMSLPATRGYALTALVKLSTRLRGDNNRIRQVVSIYGSCLDMELQQRAVEYNTLFRKYDHMRAAILEKIPLVERGGSQVDEEAKESKETAQLSEAAPVPTEPQASKLLDLLHLLDGPSGDAQHPPPLDPTPGGALIHVNLPFAPPPPAPIPNLKVFEREGLQLNLSFVRPPGTPTLLLITVTATNTSGGDVTHFICQAAVPKSFQLQLQAPSGDTVPAQGGLPMTQLLRILNPKKAPLRLKLRLTYNHFGQSVQEIFEVNNLPVETWQ; from the exons ATGGTGGCGTCCTCGTCCTCGCTGAAGCTTCAGGATCTAATCCAGGAGATTCGTGAGGCCAAGACCGAGGCCCAGGAGCGAGAGGTGATCCAAAAGGAGTGCGCCCACATCCGGGCCTCCTTCCGCGATGGGGACCCTCTGCACAGGCACCGCCAGCTGGCCAAACTGCTCTACGTCCACCTGTTAGGCTACCCCGCCCACTTTGGACAG ATGGAGTGCCTGAAACTGATCGCCTCCCCCAGGTTCACAGACAAGAGGGTGGGCTACCTGGGGGCCATGCTTCTACTGGATGAGAGGCAGGATGCCCACCTGCTCATTACCAACAGCATCAAGAA TGACCTGAGCCAAGGGATTCAGGCTGTACAAGGCCTGGCCCTGTGCACTCTGAGTGCCACGGGCTCTGCTGAGATGTGCCGGGACTTGGCCACTGAGGTGGAGAAACTGCTCCTGCAGCCTAGCGCCTATGTGCGCAAGAAG GCTGTTCTGACTGCAGTGCACATGATCCGGAAGGTCCCTGAGCTCTCCgacatcttcctcccaccctgtgCCCAACTGCTTCATGAACACCACCACG GCATCCTGATGGGCACCATCACGCTGATCACAGAACTCTGCGAACGAAGCCCTGTGGCCCTCAAGCACTTTCGAAAG ATGGTGCCCCAGCTGGTGCACATCCTCCAGACTCTGGTGACAACGGGATACTGCACAGAACACAGCATATCTGGAGTCAGCGACCCCTTCCTGCAG GTAGCCACGAACACAGACACCAGCCGAAATGCTGGCAACGCGGTCCTGTTTGAGACGGTGCTCACCATCATGGACATCCGCTCTGCAGCGGGCCTGCGG GTTCTAGCTGTCAACATTCTTGGCCGCTTCCTGCTCAACAGTGACAGGAACATTAG GTACGTAGCCCTGACGTCCTTGCTGAGGCTGGCGCAGTCTGATCACAGCGCTGTGCAGCGGCACCGACCCACCGTTGTGGAATGTCTGCGGGAACCTGATAGCTCCCTCAGCCG GCGGGCCCTGGAACTGAGCCTGGCTCTGGTGAATAGCTTCAACGTGCGAGCCATGACACAGGAGCTGCAGGGTTTTCTGGAGTCCTGCCCCCCTGATCTACAGGCCGACTGTGCCTCAGGCATCCTGCTGGCAGCAGAGAG GTTTGCCCCAACCAAGCGGTGGCACATAGACACCACCCTACGTGTGCTGATGACG GCAGGCACCCATGTGCGCGATGACACAGTGGCCAACCTGACCCAGCTGATTGGGGGCGCCCAGGAGCTCCATGCCTACTCTGTGTGCCGTCTCTACAGCGCCCTGACTGAGGACATCTCCCAG CAACCGCTGGTGCAGGTGGCAGCCTGGTGCATCGGGGAATATGGGGACCTCCtgctggaagggagctgtgaggaAATTGAGCCCTTGCAG gtggaggaagaggaggtgttgGCACTGCTGGAAAGGGTGCTGCAGTCTCATATGTCCCTGCCGGCCACCCGAGGATATGCCCTCACAGCCCTCGTGAAGCTCAGCACCCGGCTCCGTGGGGACAACAA CCGCATCCGCCAGGTTGTGTCCATCTACGGGAGCTGCCTGGACATGGAGTTGCAGCAGCGGGCGGTGGAGTATAACACCCTCTTCCGGAAGTATGACCACATGAG GGCTGCCATCCTGGAAAAGATACCTCTCGTGGAGCGAGGTGGCTCTCAGGTTGAtgaggaagcaaaggaaagcaaagaaacagCCCAGCTTTCGGAAGCAGCCCCTGTCCCCACAGAACCCCAG GCCTCAAAGCTCTTGGATCTGTTACATCTCCTGGATGGCCCTTCTGGGGACGCCCAGCACCCTCCCCCTCTGGATCCCACCCCAGGAGGTGCTTTGATACACGTCAACCTTCCCTTTGCTCCTCCACCCCCTG CTCCCATCCCAAATCTCAAAGTGTTTGAGCGTGAAGGATTACAGCTGAATCTTTCTTTCGTTCGGCCCCCTGGAACCCCTACTTTGCTGTTAATCACTGTCACTGCCACCAACACCTCTGGGGGTGATGTCACCCACTTCATCTGCCAGGCCGCTGTGCCCAAG AGTTTCCAGCTGCAGCTACAGGCTCCCAGTGGGGACACAGTTCCAGCTCAGGGTGGCCTTCCGATGACCCAGCTCCTCAGAATCCTCAATCCTAAGAAG GCCCCCTTGCGGCTGAAGCTGCGCCTCACCTACAACCACTTTGGCCAGTCGGTGCAGGAAATCTTTGAGGTGAACAACTTGCCTGTGGAGACATGGCAGTAA
- the AP1G2 gene encoding AP-1 complex subunit gamma-like 2 isoform X7, with protein MCRDLATEVEKLLLQPSAYVRKKAVLTAVHMIRKVPELSDIFLPPCAQLLHEHHHGILMGTITLITELCERSPVALKHFRKMVPQLVHILQTLVTTGYCTEHSISGVSDPFLQVQILRLLRILGRNHEESSETMNDLLAQVATNTDTSRNAGNAVLFETVLTIMDIRSAAGLRVLAVNILGRFLLNSDRNIRYVALTSLLRLAQSDHSAVQRHRPTVVECLREPDSSLSRRALELSLALVNSFNVRAMTQELQGFLESCPPDLQADCASGILLAAERFAPTKRWHIDTTLRVLMTAGTHVRDDTVANLTQLIGGAQELHAYSVCRLYSALTEDISQQPLVQVAAWCIGEYGDLLLEGSCEEIEPLQVEEEEVLALLERVLQSHMSLPATRGYALTALVKLSTRLRGDNNRIRQVVSIYGSCLDMELQQRAVEYNTLFRKYDHMRAAILEKIPLVERGGSQVDEEAKESKETAQLSEAAPVPTEPQASKLLDLLHLLDGPSGDAQHPPPLDPTPGGALIHVNLPFAPPPPAPIPNLKVFEREGLQLNLSFVRPPGTPTLLLITVTATNTSGGDVTHFICQAAVPKSFQLQLQAPSGDTVPAQGGLPMTQLLRILNPKKAPLRLKLRLTYNHFGQSVQEIFEVNNLPVETWQ; from the exons ATGTGCCGGGACTTGGCCACTGAGGTGGAGAAACTGCTCCTGCAGCCTAGCGCCTATGTGCGCAAGAAG GCTGTTCTGACTGCAGTGCACATGATCCGGAAGGTCCCTGAGCTCTCCgacatcttcctcccaccctgtgCCCAACTGCTTCATGAACACCACCACG GCATCCTGATGGGCACCATCACGCTGATCACAGAACTCTGCGAACGAAGCCCTGTGGCCCTCAAGCACTTTCGAAAG ATGGTGCCCCAGCTGGTGCACATCCTCCAGACTCTGGTGACAACGGGATACTGCACAGAACACAGCATATCTGGAGTCAGCGACCCCTTCCTGCAG GTCCAGATACTTCGTCTGCTTCGGATTCTGGGCCGGAACCACGAGGAGAGCAGTGAGACCATGAATGACTTGCTGgcccag GTAGCCACGAACACAGACACCAGCCGAAATGCTGGCAACGCGGTCCTGTTTGAGACGGTGCTCACCATCATGGACATCCGCTCTGCAGCGGGCCTGCGG GTTCTAGCTGTCAACATTCTTGGCCGCTTCCTGCTCAACAGTGACAGGAACATTAG GTACGTAGCCCTGACGTCCTTGCTGAGGCTGGCGCAGTCTGATCACAGCGCTGTGCAGCGGCACCGACCCACCGTTGTGGAATGTCTGCGGGAACCTGATAGCTCCCTCAGCCG GCGGGCCCTGGAACTGAGCCTGGCTCTGGTGAATAGCTTCAACGTGCGAGCCATGACACAGGAGCTGCAGGGTTTTCTGGAGTCCTGCCCCCCTGATCTACAGGCCGACTGTGCCTCAGGCATCCTGCTGGCAGCAGAGAG GTTTGCCCCAACCAAGCGGTGGCACATAGACACCACCCTACGTGTGCTGATGACG GCAGGCACCCATGTGCGCGATGACACAGTGGCCAACCTGACCCAGCTGATTGGGGGCGCCCAGGAGCTCCATGCCTACTCTGTGTGCCGTCTCTACAGCGCCCTGACTGAGGACATCTCCCAG CAACCGCTGGTGCAGGTGGCAGCCTGGTGCATCGGGGAATATGGGGACCTCCtgctggaagggagctgtgaggaAATTGAGCCCTTGCAG gtggaggaagaggaggtgttgGCACTGCTGGAAAGGGTGCTGCAGTCTCATATGTCCCTGCCGGCCACCCGAGGATATGCCCTCACAGCCCTCGTGAAGCTCAGCACCCGGCTCCGTGGGGACAACAA CCGCATCCGCCAGGTTGTGTCCATCTACGGGAGCTGCCTGGACATGGAGTTGCAGCAGCGGGCGGTGGAGTATAACACCCTCTTCCGGAAGTATGACCACATGAG GGCTGCCATCCTGGAAAAGATACCTCTCGTGGAGCGAGGTGGCTCTCAGGTTGAtgaggaagcaaaggaaagcaaagaaacagCCCAGCTTTCGGAAGCAGCCCCTGTCCCCACAGAACCCCAG GCCTCAAAGCTCTTGGATCTGTTACATCTCCTGGATGGCCCTTCTGGGGACGCCCAGCACCCTCCCCCTCTGGATCCCACCCCAGGAGGTGCTTTGATACACGTCAACCTTCCCTTTGCTCCTCCACCCCCTG CTCCCATCCCAAATCTCAAAGTGTTTGAGCGTGAAGGATTACAGCTGAATCTTTCTTTCGTTCGGCCCCCTGGAACCCCTACTTTGCTGTTAATCACTGTCACTGCCACCAACACCTCTGGGGGTGATGTCACCCACTTCATCTGCCAGGCCGCTGTGCCCAAG AGTTTCCAGCTGCAGCTACAGGCTCCCAGTGGGGACACAGTTCCAGCTCAGGGTGGCCTTCCGATGACCCAGCTCCTCAGAATCCTCAATCCTAAGAAG GCCCCCTTGCGGCTGAAGCTGCGCCTCACCTACAACCACTTTGGCCAGTCGGTGCAGGAAATCTTTGAGGTGAACAACTTGCCTGTGGAGACATGGCAGTAA
- the AP1G2 gene encoding AP-1 complex subunit gamma-like 2 isoform X8, with product MNTTTMVPQLVHILQTLVTTGYCTEHSISGVSDPFLQVQILRLLRILGRNHEESSETMNDLLAQVATNTDTSRNAGNAVLFETVLTIMDIRSAAGLRVLAVNILGRFLLNSDRNIRYVALTSLLRLAQSDHSAVQRHRPTVVECLREPDSSLSRRALELSLALVNSFNVRAMTQELQGFLESCPPDLQADCASGILLAAERFAPTKRWHIDTTLRVLMTAGTHVRDDTVANLTQLIGGAQELHAYSVCRLYSALTEDISQQPLVQVAAWCIGEYGDLLLEGSCEEIEPLQVEEEEVLALLERVLQSHMSLPATRGYALTALVKLSTRLRGDNNRIRQVVSIYGSCLDMELQQRAVEYNTLFRKYDHMRAAILEKIPLVERGGSQVDEEAKESKETAQLSEAAPVPTEPQASKLLDLLHLLDGPSGDAQHPPPLDPTPGGALIHVNLPFAPPPPAPIPNLKVFEREGLQLNLSFVRPPGTPTLLLITVTATNTSGGDVTHFICQAAVPKSFQLQLQAPSGDTVPAQGGLPMTQLLRILNPKKAPLRLKLRLTYNHFGQSVQEIFEVNNLPVETWQ from the exons ATGAACACCACCACG ATGGTGCCCCAGCTGGTGCACATCCTCCAGACTCTGGTGACAACGGGATACTGCACAGAACACAGCATATCTGGAGTCAGCGACCCCTTCCTGCAG GTCCAGATACTTCGTCTGCTTCGGATTCTGGGCCGGAACCACGAGGAGAGCAGTGAGACCATGAATGACTTGCTGgcccag GTAGCCACGAACACAGACACCAGCCGAAATGCTGGCAACGCGGTCCTGTTTGAGACGGTGCTCACCATCATGGACATCCGCTCTGCAGCGGGCCTGCGG GTTCTAGCTGTCAACATTCTTGGCCGCTTCCTGCTCAACAGTGACAGGAACATTAG GTACGTAGCCCTGACGTCCTTGCTGAGGCTGGCGCAGTCTGATCACAGCGCTGTGCAGCGGCACCGACCCACCGTTGTGGAATGTCTGCGGGAACCTGATAGCTCCCTCAGCCG GCGGGCCCTGGAACTGAGCCTGGCTCTGGTGAATAGCTTCAACGTGCGAGCCATGACACAGGAGCTGCAGGGTTTTCTGGAGTCCTGCCCCCCTGATCTACAGGCCGACTGTGCCTCAGGCATCCTGCTGGCAGCAGAGAG GTTTGCCCCAACCAAGCGGTGGCACATAGACACCACCCTACGTGTGCTGATGACG GCAGGCACCCATGTGCGCGATGACACAGTGGCCAACCTGACCCAGCTGATTGGGGGCGCCCAGGAGCTCCATGCCTACTCTGTGTGCCGTCTCTACAGCGCCCTGACTGAGGACATCTCCCAG CAACCGCTGGTGCAGGTGGCAGCCTGGTGCATCGGGGAATATGGGGACCTCCtgctggaagggagctgtgaggaAATTGAGCCCTTGCAG gtggaggaagaggaggtgttgGCACTGCTGGAAAGGGTGCTGCAGTCTCATATGTCCCTGCCGGCCACCCGAGGATATGCCCTCACAGCCCTCGTGAAGCTCAGCACCCGGCTCCGTGGGGACAACAA CCGCATCCGCCAGGTTGTGTCCATCTACGGGAGCTGCCTGGACATGGAGTTGCAGCAGCGGGCGGTGGAGTATAACACCCTCTTCCGGAAGTATGACCACATGAG GGCTGCCATCCTGGAAAAGATACCTCTCGTGGAGCGAGGTGGCTCTCAGGTTGAtgaggaagcaaaggaaagcaaagaaacagCCCAGCTTTCGGAAGCAGCCCCTGTCCCCACAGAACCCCAG GCCTCAAAGCTCTTGGATCTGTTACATCTCCTGGATGGCCCTTCTGGGGACGCCCAGCACCCTCCCCCTCTGGATCCCACCCCAGGAGGTGCTTTGATACACGTCAACCTTCCCTTTGCTCCTCCACCCCCTG CTCCCATCCCAAATCTCAAAGTGTTTGAGCGTGAAGGATTACAGCTGAATCTTTCTTTCGTTCGGCCCCCTGGAACCCCTACTTTGCTGTTAATCACTGTCACTGCCACCAACACCTCTGGGGGTGATGTCACCCACTTCATCTGCCAGGCCGCTGTGCCCAAG AGTTTCCAGCTGCAGCTACAGGCTCCCAGTGGGGACACAGTTCCAGCTCAGGGTGGCCTTCCGATGACCCAGCTCCTCAGAATCCTCAATCCTAAGAAG GCCCCCTTGCGGCTGAAGCTGCGCCTCACCTACAACCACTTTGGCCAGTCGGTGCAGGAAATCTTTGAGGTGAACAACTTGCCTGTGGAGACATGGCAGTAA
- the AP1G2 gene encoding AP-1 complex subunit gamma-like 2 isoform X9: MLATRSCLRRCSPSWTSALQRACGYPPVLAVNILGRFLLNSDRNIRYVALTSLLRLAQSDHSAVQRHRPTVVECLREPDSSLSRRALELSLALVNSFNVRAMTQELQGFLESCPPDLQADCASGILLAAERFAPTKRWHIDTTLRVLMTAGTHVRDDTVANLTQLIGGAQELHAYSVCRLYSALTEDISQQPLVQVAAWCIGEYGDLLLEGSCEEIEPLQVEEEEVLALLERVLQSHMSLPATRGYALTALVKLSTRLRGDNNRIRQVVSIYGSCLDMELQQRAVEYNTLFRKYDHMRAAILEKIPLVERGGSQVDEEAKESKETAQLSEAAPVPTEPQASKLLDLLHLLDGPSGDAQHPPPLDPTPGGALIHVNLPFAPPPPAPIPNLKVFEREGLQLNLSFVRPPGTPTLLLITVTATNTSGGDVTHFICQAAVPKSFQLQLQAPSGDTVPAQGGLPMTQLLRILNPKKAPLRLKLRLTYNHFGQSVQEIFEVNNLPVETWQ, from the exons ATGCTGGCAACGCGGTCCTGTTTGAGACGGTGCTCACCATCATGGACATCCGCTCTGCAGCGGGCCTGCGGGTACCCTCCC GTTCTAGCTGTCAACATTCTTGGCCGCTTCCTGCTCAACAGTGACAGGAACATTAG GTACGTAGCCCTGACGTCCTTGCTGAGGCTGGCGCAGTCTGATCACAGCGCTGTGCAGCGGCACCGACCCACCGTTGTGGAATGTCTGCGGGAACCTGATAGCTCCCTCAGCCG GCGGGCCCTGGAACTGAGCCTGGCTCTGGTGAATAGCTTCAACGTGCGAGCCATGACACAGGAGCTGCAGGGTTTTCTGGAGTCCTGCCCCCCTGATCTACAGGCCGACTGTGCCTCAGGCATCCTGCTGGCAGCAGAGAG GTTTGCCCCAACCAAGCGGTGGCACATAGACACCACCCTACGTGTGCTGATGACG GCAGGCACCCATGTGCGCGATGACACAGTGGCCAACCTGACCCAGCTGATTGGGGGCGCCCAGGAGCTCCATGCCTACTCTGTGTGCCGTCTCTACAGCGCCCTGACTGAGGACATCTCCCAG CAACCGCTGGTGCAGGTGGCAGCCTGGTGCATCGGGGAATATGGGGACCTCCtgctggaagggagctgtgaggaAATTGAGCCCTTGCAG gtggaggaagaggaggtgttgGCACTGCTGGAAAGGGTGCTGCAGTCTCATATGTCCCTGCCGGCCACCCGAGGATATGCCCTCACAGCCCTCGTGAAGCTCAGCACCCGGCTCCGTGGGGACAACAA CCGCATCCGCCAGGTTGTGTCCATCTACGGGAGCTGCCTGGACATGGAGTTGCAGCAGCGGGCGGTGGAGTATAACACCCTCTTCCGGAAGTATGACCACATGAG GGCTGCCATCCTGGAAAAGATACCTCTCGTGGAGCGAGGTGGCTCTCAGGTTGAtgaggaagcaaaggaaagcaaagaaacagCCCAGCTTTCGGAAGCAGCCCCTGTCCCCACAGAACCCCAG GCCTCAAAGCTCTTGGATCTGTTACATCTCCTGGATGGCCCTTCTGGGGACGCCCAGCACCCTCCCCCTCTGGATCCCACCCCAGGAGGTGCTTTGATACACGTCAACCTTCCCTTTGCTCCTCCACCCCCTG CTCCCATCCCAAATCTCAAAGTGTTTGAGCGTGAAGGATTACAGCTGAATCTTTCTTTCGTTCGGCCCCCTGGAACCCCTACTTTGCTGTTAATCACTGTCACTGCCACCAACACCTCTGGGGGTGATGTCACCCACTTCATCTGCCAGGCCGCTGTGCCCAAG AGTTTCCAGCTGCAGCTACAGGCTCCCAGTGGGGACACAGTTCCAGCTCAGGGTGGCCTTCCGATGACCCAGCTCCTCAGAATCCTCAATCCTAAGAAG GCCCCCTTGCGGCTGAAGCTGCGCCTCACCTACAACCACTTTGGCCAGTCGGTGCAGGAAATCTTTGAGGTGAACAACTTGCCTGTGGAGACATGGCAGTAA